Proteins co-encoded in one Setaria viridis chromosome 9, Setaria_viridis_v4.0, whole genome shotgun sequence genomic window:
- the LOC117837690 gene encoding probable serine protease EDA2, with amino-acid sequence MMGSRARLVSLLLAFLLARAAEAGGGSGSRYLTKDERWMNQRLDHFSPTDHRRFKQRYFEFLDYHRAPGGPIFLRICGESACGGIPNDYLAVLAKKFGAAVVTPEHRYYGKSSPFKRLTTENLRFLSSKQALFDLAVFRQYYQESLNARYNRTGFDNPWFVIGVSYSGALSAWFRLKFPHLTCGSLASSGVVRAVYNYTAFDKQVGESAGPECKAVLQEITKLVDEQLRTDSRSVKALFSAQALKNDGDFLFFLADAAATTFQYGDPDSVCSPLINAKKSRKNLVEAYAQFVKDYYIKEMEIPPSSYDQEYLKDTTPNDSSSRLWWFQVCSEVAFFQIAPKTDSVRSARIDTRYHLDLCRNVFGEGVYPDVFMTNLYYGGTRIAASKIVLTNGSQDPWRHASKQKSSKGMPSYLMKCSNCGHGTDLRGCPQSPFRIEGDSSNCSSPAAVNAVREQIAKHMDLWLSQCQKPSASGV; translated from the exons ATGATGGGGTCTCGCGCTCGCCTCGTCTCCCTCCTCCTAGCCTTCCtcctcgcgcgcgccgccgaggccggcggcggcagcggcagcaggtaCCTGACCAAGGACGAGCGGTGGATGAACCAGCGCCTCGACCACTTCTCGCCCACT GACCACCGGCGGTTCAAGCAGCGGTACTTCGAGTTCCTGGACTACCACCGCGCCCCCGGCGGCCCGATTTTCCTCCGCATCTGCGGCGAGTCCGCCTGCGGCGGCATCCCCAACGACTACCTGGCC GTGCTCGCCAAGAAGTTcggcgcggcggtggtgacGCCGGAGCACCGGTACTACGGCAAGAGCTCCCCGTTCAAGCGGCTCACTACCGAGAACCTGAGGTTCCTGTCGTCGAAGCAGGCCCTGTTCGACCTCGCCGTCTTCCGCCAGTACTACCAG GAATCCTTGAATGCTAGGTACAACCGCACGGGATTTGATAATCCTTGGTTCGTCATCGGGGTCTCCTACTCCGGCGCTCTCAGCGCCTGGTTCAGGCTCAAGTTCCCCCACCTGACATGTGGGAGCCTTGCGAGCTCAGGGGTGGTACGGGCGGTGTACAATTACACTGCCTTTGACAAGCAG GTTGGAGAGTCGGCTGGGCCTGAGTGCAAAGCTGTCCTTCAGGAAATAACGAAACTTGTTGATGAACAGCTCCGGACGGACAGCCGCTCGGTGAAGGCTCTGTTTTCAGCACAGGCG TTGAAAAATGATGGtgacttcctcttcttcttggcaGATGCGGCAGCGACGACG TTCCAGTATGGGGATCCAGACTCCGTGTGCTCTCCACTAATAAATGCAAAGAAGAGCAGGAAAAACTTGGTG GAAGCATATGCTCAGTTTGTGAAAGATTATTACATCAAAGAAATGGAGATACCACCATCTTCATATGATCAGGAATATTTGAAGGACACAACTCCCAATGATTCCA GTTCTAGGCTCTGGTGGTTCCAAGTTTGCAGTGAGGTTGCCTTTTTTCAAATCGCACCCAAAACGGATAGCGTTCGTTCTGCAAGGATCGATACGAG GTACCATTTGGACCTATGCAGAAATGTTTTTGGGGAAGGCGTTTATCCTGATGTGTTCATGACAAACTTGTATTACGGAGGCACAAGAATCGCTG CTTCTAAAATTGTGCTTACAAACGGCTCCCAAGATCCATGGCGTCATGCCTCCAAGCAGAAATCGTCAAAAGGCA TGCCGTCGTACCTAATGAAATGCAGCAATTGCGGACATGGCACTGATTTGAGGGGTTGTCCTCAAAGCCCTTTCAGGATTGAAG GGGACTCCTCAAACTGCTCATCTCCCGCAGCAGTCAATGCAGTAAGGGAGCAGATCGCCAAGCACATGGACCTGTGGTTATCGCAATGCCAAAAACCATCCGCGTCAGG GGTGTGA
- the LOC117837689 gene encoding probable serine protease EDA2 has product MGSGSARVATAAARLFAATAAFLLMLARGGESVSFWLPPPSAGGGGQGFLGGADRYLTRDERWMDQTLDHFNPTDHRQFKQRYYEFLDYYRAPNGPIFLNICGEASCNGISNDYLAVMAKKFGAALVSPEHRYYGKSSPFNSLTTENLRFLSSKQALFDLAVFRQYYQETLNAKYNRSGADSSWFVFGGSYAGALSAWFRLKFPHLTCGSLASSGVVLAVYNFTDFDKQIGESAGPECKEALQEVTRLVDGQLQSGRNSVKQLFGAAKLENDGDFLYLLADAAAIAFQYGNPDVLCSPLVEAKKNGTDLVETFASYVKDYYIGKFKASVASYDQQYLKNTTPAAAESSSRLWWYQVCSEVAFFQVAPKNDSVRSQKIDTRYHLDLCRNVFGKGVYPDVFMTNLYYGGTRIAGSKIVFANGSQDPWRHASKQKSSEELPSYLIECKNCGHCSDLSGCPQAPSNIEGDSSKCSSPEALNKVRKQIVDQIDLWLSECQERGHDKGPLLGSRWNLATI; this is encoded by the exons ATGGGGTCCGGCTCCGCCCGCGTCGCGACCGCTGCGGCGCGCCTCttcgctgccaccgccgccttcctcctcatGCTCGCGCGAGGCGGCGAGTCCGTCAGTTTCtggctcccgccgccgtccgccggggGAGGGGGACAGGGCTTCCTCGGCGGCGCGGACCGTTACCTGACGCGGGACGAGCGGTGGATGGACCAAACCCTCGACCACTTCAACCCCACG GACCATCGGCAATTCAAGCAGCGTTACTATGAATTTCTTGACTACTACCGAGCTCCAAATGGGCCGATCTTCCTAAATATCTGTGGAGAAGCCTCGTGCAATGGGATAAGCAATGACTACTTAGCT GTGATGGCAAAGAAATTTGGTGCTGCACTGGTTTCTCCTGAGCATCGATACTATGGAAAGAGTTCTCCTTTTAACAGTTTGACAACAGAAAATCTACGGTTCTTGTCATCAAAGCAGGCTTTATTTGATCTTGCTGTTTTCCGCCAATATTATCAG GAAACCTTAAATGCCAAGTATAATCGTTCTGGGGCAGACAGTTCTTGGTTTGTTTTTGGAGGGTCATATGCTGGAGCACTCAGTGCTTGGTTCAGATTGAAGTTTCCTCACTTGACATGTGGAAGTCTTGCAAGCTCAGGAGTTGTTCTTGCTGTTTACAACTTTACTGATTTCGACAAACAG ATTGGGGAGTCTGCTGGTCCTGAATGCAAGGAAGCACTTCAAGAAGTAACAAGACTTGTTGATGGGCAGCTTCAGTCTGGCCGCAACTCAGTTAAGCAGTTGTTTGGAGCAGCAAAG TTAGAAAATGATGGTGACTTCCTCTACTTACTGGCAGATGCTGCTGCTATTGCG TTTCAATATGGTAATCCTGATGTCTTGTGCTCCCCGCTAGTTGAAGCAAAGAAGAACGGGACAGACTTGGTG GAAACATTCGCTAGTTACGTGAAAGATTATTACATTGGAAAATTTAAGGCATCAGTGGCATCGTATGATCAACAGTATTTGAAGAACACaactcctgctgctgctgaatcCT CCTCTAGACTGTGGTGGTACCAAGTTTGCAGTGAGGTTGCATTTTTCCAGGTGGCACCAAAAAATGATAGTGTCCGCTCCCAAAAGATTGACACAAG GTACCATTTGGACTTGTGCAGAAATGTTTTTGGGAAAGGAGTCTACCCTGATGTCTTCATGACAAACTTATACTATGGAGGCACAAGAATTGCAG GTTCTAAAATTGTTTTTGCAAATGGCTCTCAAGACCCATGGCGCCATGCTTCTAAGCAGAAATCATCAGAAGAAT TGCCATCATACTTAATTGAGTGCAAGAACTGCGGACATTGCAGTGATCTCTCTGGATGCCCTCAAGCTCCTTCAAATATTGAAG GTGATTCATCCAAGTGTTCATCTCCAGAAGCTCTGaacaaagtaagaaaacagaTTGTCGATCAGATTGATCTGTGGTTATCGGAATGTCAAGAGCGAG GACATGACAAGGGGCCATTGCTGGGAAGCAGATGGAACCTCGCTACTATTTGA
- the LOC117835302 gene encoding CDPK-related kinase 3 — translation MGQCYARNVHGVDADGGGGGVGATTITVSAAGAAEDAAEVGGGGGRGGGRRSGRPSPAGTPRGGRAGATPARSSAAGSPWAGSPLGLPDGIAPSPATSASTPRRFFRRPFPPPSPAKHIKASLVRRLGQRSPASASQAPKPPVEVPIPEHGAGASGAGEVERELDKSFGYDRHFAAKYELGKEVGRGHFGHTCLARARKGDMRGQVLAVKVISKAKMTTAISIEDVRREVKILKALSGHSNLVKFYDACEDALNVYIIMELCEGGELLDRILSRGGRYNEGDAKIIVEQILNVVAFCHLQGVVHRDLKPENFLFSTKDEHSPMKIIDFGLSDFIRPDERLNDIVGSAYYVAPEVLHRSYSTEADMWSIGVITYILLCGSRPFWARTESGIFRSVLRADPNFDDTPWQSVSPEAKDFVKRLLNKDYRKRMTAAQALSHPWLRDEHRQIPLDMLVFKLVKAYLRSTPLKRAALKALSRAVTEDELIYIRAQYNLLEPNSRDGRICIDNFRMALLQNSTDAMKESRTLEILNALEPLAYRRMDFEEFRAATISPYQLEAVSRWEEIASTAFEYFEQEGNRAITIEELAQEMNLSSAAYSIVRDWIRPSDGKLSFLGYTKFLHGLTMRSGNARRHN, via the exons ATGGGGCAGTGCTACGCGAGGAACGTGCACGGCGTcgacgcggacggcggcggcggcggcgtgggggcgACCACCATCACGGtctcggcggcgggcgcggcggaggatgCGGCGgaggtaggaggaggaggagggagagggggcgggaggcggagcgggcggccgtcgccggcggggaCGCCGCGCGGGGGCAGGGCGGGGGCGACGCCGGCGCGGTCGTCGGCGGCGGGCAGCCCCTGGGCGGGGAGCCCGCTCGGGCTCCCCGACGGCatcgcgccgtcgccggcgacctcggcgtccacgccgcgccgcttcttccgccgcccgttcccgccgccgtccccggccAAGCACATCAAGGCGTCCCTGGTGCGCCGCCTCGGCCAGCGGTCGCCGGCCTCCGCGTCGCAGGCGCCCAAGCCACCGGTCGAGGTCCCGATCCCGGAGCACGGGGCCGGCGCCAGCGGCGCCGGGGAGGTGGAGCGGGAGCTCGACAAGAGCTTCGGCTACGACCGCCACTTCGCCGCCAAGTACGAGCTGGGGAAGGAGGTGGGGCGCGGCCACTTCGGTCACACCTGCCTCGCGCGCGCCCGCAAGGGAGACATGAGAGGCCAGGTCCTCGCTGTCAAGGTCATCTCCAAAGCAAAG ATGACAACAGCAATATCTATTGAGGATGTGCGTAGAGAGGTGAAAATTTTGAAGGCATTATCTGGACATTCCAATCTTGTCAAGTTTTATGATGCTTGTGAGGATGCCCTTAATGTCTACATAATCATGGA GCTTTGTGAAGGTGGAGAATTGTTGGACAGAATCTTGTCAAG GGGTGGAAGATACAATGAAGGGGATGCAAAAATTATTGTTGAACAGATATTAAATGTTGTTGCTTTTTGCCATCTTCAGGGTGTTGTTCACCGTGATCTGAAGCCAGAG AATTTTCTATTCAGCACTAAGGATGAGCATTCTCCTATGAAGATAATTGATTTTGGCCTCTCAGATTTTATAAGACCAG ATGAAAGGCTTAATGATATTGTTGGCAGTGCATACTATGTTGCTCCAGAAGTCTTGCATAGGTCATATAGTACAGAAGCAGACATGTGGAGTATTGGTGTTATCACTTATATATTACTTTGTGGTAGCAGACCATTCTGGGCACGAACTGAATCAGGGATTTTCCGCTCAGTGCTGCGAGCTGACCCTAATTTTGATGACACACCATGGCAATCAGTATCTCCTGAAGCTAAAGATTTTGTCAAAAGACTTCTTAACAAGGACTACAGAAAAAGAATGACTGCTGCCCAGGCACTCT CTCACCCCTGGTTGCGAGATGAGCACCGACAAATACCTCTGGATATGCTAGTATTCAAGTTGGTCAAGGCATATCTTCGTTCGACGCCACTCAAACGGGCGGCACTGAAG GCTTTGTCAAGAGCAGTAACAGAAGATGAGCTTATCTACATCAGAGCACAATACAACTTGTTAGAGCCAAACAGCAGAGATGGTCGAATTTGTATCGACAACTTCAGGATG GCTCTTTTACAGAACTCTACAGATGCTATGAAGGAATCCAGAACGCTTGAGATCTTAAATGCG CTGGAGCCACTCGCATATAGGAGAatggactttgaggagttcCGAGCAGCTACAATCAGCCCTTACCAGCTAGAGGCTGTGTCACGGTGGGAAGAAATTGCCAGTACTGCATTTGAGTACTTTGAGCAGGAAGGCAACCGTGCTATCACAATTGAGGAGCTAGCTCAG GAGATGAATCTTTCCTCAGCGGCGTATTCCATCGTTCGTGACTGGATTAGACCGTCGGATGGCAAGCTTAGCTTTCTAGGGTACACCAAGTTTTTGCATGGATTGACTATGCGAAGCGGCAATGCGAGGCGGCACAATTGA